In Triticum urartu cultivar G1812 chromosome 6, Tu2.1, whole genome shotgun sequence, the following proteins share a genomic window:
- the LOC125516133 gene encoding uncharacterized protein LOC125516133, with the protein MSCASLLLLLCVLLLLAAIGPFAAAARREPAMAATGDEADGAQAKLARMEMALADGQEERVIVRKQESTDSDSFTTTKFSSNAKNRFDGRVPFTADYHTVRRHPPSHN; encoded by the exons ATGAGCTGCGCGAGCCTGCTGCTCCTGCTCtgcgtcctcctcctccttgccGCCATCGGCCCCTTCGCCGCCGCTGCACGCAGAG AACCAGCAATGGCGGCCACCGGCGACGAAGCAGATGGCGCTCAGGCCAAGCTGGCCAGGATGGAAATGGCTCTCGCAGACGGCCAGGAGGAGAGGGTGATCGTGAGGAAGCAGGAGAGTACAGACTCTGACAGTTTCACCACCACAAAGTTTTCTTCGAATGCCAAGAATCGGTTCGACGGCCGGGTGCCCTTCACCGCCGATTACCACACCGTACGCAGGCACCCGCCCTCGCACAACTAG